A genomic stretch from Chelmon rostratus isolate fCheRos1 chromosome 14, fCheRos1.pri, whole genome shotgun sequence includes:
- the LOC121616960 gene encoding 14-3-3 protein epsilon: protein MADRDNQVYQAKLAEQAERYDEMVESMKKVASMDLELTVEERNLLSVAYKNVIGARRASWRIISSLEQKEENKSGEDKLKMIREYRKTVEKELKSICNDILDVLDKHLILAATTGESKVFYYKMKGDYHRYLAEFATGNDRKEAAENSLVAYKAASDIALIELPPTHPIRLGLALNFSVFYYEILNSPDRACRLAKEAFDNAIAELDTLSEESYKDSTLIMQLLRDNLTLWTSDVQGDGEEQNQEALQDAAEETQ, encoded by the exons ATGGCAGATAGAGACAACCAAGTATACCAGGCAAAACTCGCCGAACAAGCGGAGAGATATGACG AAATGGTGGAGTCGATGAAGAAGGTGGCCAGCATGGACCTGGAGCTGACGGTGGAGGAGAGGAACCTGCTGTCAGTAGCATATAAGAACGTGATCGGAGCCAGAAGAGCCTCCTGGAGGATAATCAGCAGCCTcgaacagaaagaagaaaacaaaagcgGAGAAGACAAACTAAAGATGATCCGAGAATACAGGAAAACG GTTGAGAAAGAGCTGAAATCAATCTGCAATGACATTCTGGATGTACTGGACAAGCACCTCATCTTAGCTGCAACCACGGGAGAGTCTAAGGTTTTCTACTACAAAAT GAAGGGAGATTACCACAGGTACCTGGCGGAGTTTGCCACAGGCAACGACAGGAAGGAGGCGGCAGAGAACAGTTTGGTTGCATACAAAGCTGCTAGCGACATCGCCTTGATCGAACTCCCTCCAACACACCCCATTCGTCTGGGATTGGCCCTTAACTTTTCAGTTTTCTATTATGAAATCCTCAACTCGCCAGACCGTGCTTGCAG GTTGGCGAAGGAAGCGTTTGACAATGCCATTGCAGAACTGGATACGCTGAGCGAGGAAAGCTATAAGGACTCAACACTTATCATGCAGTTGCTACGTGACAACTTGACACTATGGACCTCAGACGTGCAGGGAGACG GTGAAGAACAGAACCAAGAAGCACTGCAAGACGCGGCGGAAGAGACCCAGTGA